In Castanea sativa cultivar Marrone di Chiusa Pesio chromosome 6, ASM4071231v1, a single window of DNA contains:
- the LOC142641649 gene encoding putative protein S-acyltransferase 12: MDINAFKWCSGLRVLGYFMILLVAAIIAVSYYAVVVLTWGPLLLRGGPRSLLASAILFLFHLLLALLSWCYFKAVFEGPGSVPENWRPAVTEEENLEAGGSSSTMTSSDHVAPDALVLTWSSDGLERKPVGYCPHCQNGKPPRCHHCSICQRCILKMDHHCVWVVNCVGAHNYKFFLLFLVYTFLETTMDTLVLLPNFIQFFSEAINHSSSPGNLAIIFLAFVLNLAFALSLLCFIIMHASLVSSNTTSVEVHEKKKTIRWRYDLGRKKNFEQVFGTKKALWLLPLFSKEDLENIPALQGLEFPTRSDVDA; encoded by the exons ATGGACATAAACGCGTTCAAGTGGTGTTCGGGTCTCAGAGTGTTGGGCTACTTCATGATCCTCCTCGTCGCCGCAATCATCGCCGTCTCCTACTACGCCGTCGTCGTCCTCACCTGGGGCCCACTGTTACTTCGCGGTGGCCCCCGCTCCCTCTTAGCCTCCGCCATTCTCTTCCTCTTCCATCTCCTG CTTGCACTGTTATCTTGGTGTTACTTCAAGGCAGTGTTTGAGGGCCCTGGTTCTGTCCCTGAAAATTGGAGACCCGCTGTGACAGAAGAGGAGAATTTGGAGGCTGGTGGTAGTAGTTCCACCATGACATCGTCTGATCATGTCGCGCCTGATGCTTTGGTTTTAACGTGGTCTTCTGACGGACTCGAAAGAAAACCAGTAGGCTATTGTCCCCATTGCCAAAATGGCAAGCCCCCACGTTGCCATCATTGCTCCATTT GCCAAAGATGTATTCTAAAGATGGATCACCATTGTGTTTGGGTTGTTAATTGTGTTGGAGCTCACaattataagttttttcttcttttcctg GTTTATACATTCCTGGAGACGACAATGGATACCTTGGTTTTGCTGCCTAATTTTATCCAATTCTTTAGTGAAGCGATAAATCATTCTAGCTCTCCTGGCAAtcttgcaataatttttttggcttttg TTCTAAATTTAGCCTTTGCCCTGAGTCTCCTTTGTTTTATAATCATGCATGCGTCTCTTGTGTCAAGCAATACCACATCAGTAGAG GTTCAcgagaagaaaaaaacaatcagGTGGAGGTATGACTTGGGCAGGAAGAAGAATTTTGAGCAG GTTTTTGGCACGAAGAAGGCATTATGGTTATTACCTTTGTTTTCAAAAGAGGATTTAGAAAACATACCTGCACTTCAGGGTCTTGAATTCCCGACTCGTTCAGATGTTGATGCTTGA
- the LOC142640277 gene encoding uncharacterized protein LOC142640277, producing the protein MTDLPFTAMVLECLVLSKFCLPQLEPFDGLKDPLDHLNTFKTTLSFQQPPDEILRRSFPTTVKEAVREWFTKLPTLSIDSFEQLGNFFLHHFARGQCLGRPADHLLTIKQGENETLREFVVSLAKNPPKTIAEMLLKAQKYMNAEDALAAIKDVKKSNERERKEDGQRGRKRERLDHQNANRNKRKEDKTPRTVKLTLLVMPVDKILAQIKDEHYLKWPRPLHSSPNVRDKKKYCLFHKNHSHYTEDCRDLKKQIEELIRKGKLQRFVKKGEPSRSRDNNKDKHEASPSDEDHAPHRPQSAIREIKSITGGPSTGGSLNPSRNHTRGK; encoded by the exons ATGACGGATTTACCCTTCACAGCAATGGTTTTGGAATGCCTAGTGCTGTCAAAATTTTGCCTACCTCAGCTTGAACCATTCGACGGACTGAAAGACCCTCTGGATCACCTTAACACTTTCAAGACGACTCTGAGCTTTCAGCAACCTCCGGATGAAATACTACGCCGTTCTTTCCCCACCACAGTCAAAGAAGCTGTGAGGGAGTGGTTCACTAAGTTACCAACATTGTCTATTGATAGCTTTGAGCAGTTGGGCAATttcttcttacaccacttcgccaGGGGACAATGCCTGGGAAGGCCAGCAGACCACTTACTTACCATCAAGCAGGGAGAAAATGAGACCTTAAG GGAGTTCGTGGTCTCACTCGCAAAGAATCCCCCAAAGACGATAGCAGAGATGCTCCTAAAAGCgcagaagtacatgaacgccgAAGACGCCCTAGCAGCGATAAAAGATGTAAAGAAGTCCAAtgagagggaaagaaaagaagatggtCAAAGAGGGCGAAAAAGGGAGCGACTAGATCATCAGAATGCTAATAGGAACAAACGGAAAGAAGATAAAACTCCTCGGACGGTAAAACTCACTCTTTTAGTTATGcctgttgataaaattttggcaCAGATTAAAGATGAGCACTACCTCAAATGGCCAAGGCCATTACACTCGTCACCTAATGTGCGTGACAAGAAGAAATATTGTCTTTTCCACAAGAATCACAGCCACTACACCGAAGATTGCAGGGACCTGAAGAAGCAGATAGAGGAACTCATACGAAAAGGAAAGTTGCAGAGATTTGTAAAGAAAGGAGAACCCAGCAGATCCAGGGATAATAATAAGGACAAGCATGAAGCTTCACCAAGTGATGAAGATCACGCACCCCATCGTCCCCAAAGCGCGATCAGGGAGATCAAATCGATCACAGGAGGACCATCTACAGGGGGATCATTAAATCCCTCAAGAAATCATACCAGAGGCAAGTGA